One genomic segment of Acidobacteriota bacterium includes these proteins:
- a CDS encoding YARHG domain-containing protein translates to MRLWLFGGLIVLILLSGCSGLTEKPKKGDSKGKLESTDEGSSRDSKTGGGQGKASDGKSLYFNREITDRDLEGRTLRELALIRNTIFARAGNPFRKQWLHDYFTAQAWYKPLERMDDSKLTELDRRNASFVADYEAGIAKADLAAQKARLLEKSGKAILSEEERIELSLLARSLGEAPTDEAGAASPLDNPKLLDKLLRVDQLKDYSLRDLQLLRNTIYARRGRGFKRESIREYFSRMEWYREDPAYTDAMLNETDKRNIQIILSVEQELGGPLQGDNWFGGA, encoded by the coding sequence ATGCGACTTTGGCTGTTTGGTGGATTGATTGTGTTGATCTTGCTTAGTGGATGTAGCGGGTTGACGGAAAAGCCGAAAAAAGGTGACTCAAAAGGCAAACTTGAATCAACTGATGAGGGTTCATCCCGAGATTCAAAAACTGGAGGCGGGCAAGGGAAGGCAAGTGATGGGAAATCGCTGTACTTCAACCGTGAAATCACTGACCGTGATCTGGAAGGCCGAACGCTCAGAGAGCTGGCGTTGATCCGCAATACAATTTTTGCCCGTGCCGGGAACCCATTCCGAAAACAGTGGTTGCACGATTATTTCACTGCCCAGGCATGGTATAAACCGCTTGAGCGAATGGATGACAGCAAGCTCACTGAGCTTGACCGGCGCAACGCCTCGTTTGTCGCCGACTATGAAGCCGGGATTGCAAAAGCTGATCTTGCTGCCCAGAAAGCCAGACTCCTTGAAAAATCAGGCAAAGCCATTTTGAGCGAAGAAGAGCGCATCGAACTTTCACTGCTGGCCCGTTCGCTCGGCGAAGCACCAACCGATGAAGCTGGTGCTGCGTCGCCGCTCGATAATCCGAAACTCCTCGACAAGCTGCTCAGGGTAGACCAGCTCAAGGATTATTCGTTGCGGGATCTGCAACTGCTGCGCAACACAATTTATGCCCGGCGGGGACGTGGCTTTAAGCGTGAGTCAATCCGTGAATACTTTAGCCGGATGGAATGGTATCGCGAAGATCCGGCCTACACCGATGCGATGTTGAATGAAACCGACAAACGCAATATTCAGATTATTCTCAGCGTTGAACAGGAACTTGGCGGGCCGTTGCAAGGAGACAACTGGTTTGGCGGTGCTTGA